A genomic region of Phragmites australis chromosome 2, lpPhrAust1.1, whole genome shotgun sequence contains the following coding sequences:
- the LOC133908324 gene encoding uncharacterized protein LOC133908324, with amino-acid sequence MDGLAAPPPPPPSRRHRERRHRRKASDAATAALAASFGDVFGGPPRFAQPFAAAPADYAEVFGGVAASCSIPYLDLPPASGDGDGAGAGGYGEIFGRSDFGDFAAPYDEMLAGPEGMAEEIAASPSGSSRSSIRKVSGQLDTDPSLLYQHYPDAGCEHFDEEQFYPVSFPPDGEQKFSMSYNKSTRGRPDDLVEMTTCVVEPSISYVVDSCNLSNDSEASHVPVIDSGTHGNGVKGKVSPPHTASSSMKSANSASVVDQQEHIPTGLPISENICEDENYSNRPSTHSVSSEEAPSPDYPFLRVSNISLPAAPIKVQPSPMPPSKLLNKKVSKENGDADVNPNSAAAAAMKEAMEFAEARLKAAKELMERKGDSFKLRKRPAHHRSTKSTEIKESKAPEEVHLLEEKLNIRRLAKEENQKKDVALLDKNKDGSAVNFDHDKKGILPPGKPQEMTQNGSKLEQLGKWTSDAEFYELISHDQRCRPNAAPCEGNDGQMTNSFTKLDQSEKEKAGGFTGELKRFRKLWDSNDTTGLRMEYVNQVKNDITSMEAEQNAPRSPEVPICEERVTYRKPTESHLKQCPGVVNSLEAHVDDGRFEISFMDSIPAKLHADPEMSSSFLEACSSRGHANGNKSHSDGSAEETPLVGNSSQDNNNKEGLELPSFTDEIPRASARSQILQEHHNIPNIDEIEEIQVKISKPEESAESPETFEKEKLFSFVDEACLQNENERANEVTSEALFHEETMKFGIEKKADAHEDFQEGDVVQVAGSPKKEGYVTSGSANTNENENEEAEVLNVFVGDGKLMEPNVRTCDTFDKDPYQLQESQGSLGPQDLENRMDGVEEIISHGEAKEAKESLLENVEKTLVEEELNHESKEIHKSMETGINKRRNGVYGEDNIRNDRDGNPFHFVSEFVTDGFSDYAMKMSKWSNNLRASFSEACTSTQRLPQNLESTPVLERTPDLENLKVDCRENLKSTPVLESTPVLENLEVDCREADKEITTTKITALEGQNAGSRMEERDSDDSISNIRFKDQQSFYLDNDIIPKVAEDTTPEIVQKSREENLDVQRTKGKNDVKESEGEFVKGKEVLIRLSEEKENECKIEKEEQNKERRRRELEEEKEREMERAKDRLAVQRATREAHEKAFAEVRVKAERIALERITSTRQRASAEAHEKEDNTTAQAAVEKVAREARMKAERAAVERATAEARERAIEKAKAAADAKERMERFRSSFKDSFKATNQDNQQEAQFQKTASSNHGKNTDSCNEVVEVESALRHKAKLERHQRTAERAAKALAEKNMRDMLVQREQAEKHRLAEFLDPEVKRWSNGKEGNLRALLSTLQYILGSDSGWQSIPLTDLITAAGVKKAYRRATLCVHPDKVQQRGATIRQKYICEKVFDLLKEAWNKFNSEER; translated from the exons ATGGACGGGCTcgccgcgccgcctccgccgccgccgtcgcggcgGCACCGGGAGCGGCGGCACCGGCGGAAGGCTTCGgacgcggcgacggcggccctgGCGGCGTCCTTCGGCGACGTGTTCGGCGGTCCGCCGCGGTTCGCTCAGCCGTTCGCAGCGGCGCCGGCGGACTACGCGGAGGTGTTCGGCGGCGTGGCGGCGTCGTGCTCCATCCCATACCTCGACCTGCCCCCGGCCTCCGGCGATGGagacggcgccggcgcgggcggGTACGGCGAGATCTTTGGGCGGTCCGACTTCGGGGACTTCGCTGCGCCGTACGACGAGATGCTCGCGGGGCCGGAGGGGATGGCGGAGGAGATCGCGGCATCGCCGAGCGGAAGCTCGAG ATCATCAATCAGAAAAGTTTCCGGCCAATTGGACACTGATCCATCTTTACTCTATCAACATTATCCAGATGCTGGTTGTGAACACTTTGATGAGGAACAGTTTTACCCAGTCTCCTTTCCTCCAGATGGTGAACAAAAGTTCAGCATGTCATATAACAAGAGCACCAGGGGAAGGCCAGATGATCTTGTTGAAATGACTACTTGCGTAGTGGAACCTTCTATCAGTTATGTGGTTGACTCTTGTAATTTGTCAAATGATTCGGAAGCGAGTCATGTTCCAGTGATAGACAGTGGTACACATGGTAATGGTGTAAAAGGGAAGGTGAGCCCACCACACACTGCAAGTTCCAGCATGAAGAGTGCTAATAGTGCTTCAGTAGTTGATCAGCAGGAGCATATCCCTACAGGCCTTCCCATCTCTGAAAATATTTGTGAGGATGAAAACTATAGCAACAGGCCTAGCACTCATTCAGTGTCAAGTGAGGAAGCACCTTCCCCCGATTATCCATTCTTAAGGGTATCCAACATCAGCCTTCCGGCAGCACCCATCAAAGTACAACCATCACCAATGCCACCGTCTAAATTGCTTAACAAAAAGGTAAGTAAAGAAAATGGAGATGCTGATGTCAATCCTAactcagctgctgctgctgctatgaAGGAAGCAATGGAATTTGCTGAAGCCAGATTAAAAGCTGCAAAAGAATTGATGGAGAGAAAAGGTGACAGTTTTAAACTCCGGAAGAGGCCAGCTCACCAtagaagcacaaaatcaacagAAATTAAGGAAAGTAAGGCTCCTGAAGAGGTGCATCTACTTGAAGAAAAGCTGAACATAAGAAGATTGGCCAAAGAGGAAAATCAAAAGAAGGATGTAGCTTTGCTTGATAAGAACAAGGACGGTAGTGCAGTTAACTTTGATCATGACAAAAAAGGGATTCTACCACCAGGGAAGCCTCAGGAGATGACGCAAAATGGCAGTAAATTAGAACAATTAGGCAAGTGGACATCAGATGCTGAATTTTACGAACTGATTAGCCATGATCAGAGGTGCAGACCTAATGCAGCTCCATGCGAAGGAAATGATGGTCAGATGACAAACTCCTTCACCAAGCTTGACCAGTCTGAGAAAGAAAAGGCAGGGGGTTTTACAGGTGAGCTGAAAAGGTTTAGGAAATTGTGGGACAGTAACGACACAACAGGGCTGAGAATGGAATATGTAAATCAGGTAAAAAATGATATAACTTCTATGGAGGCTGAACAAAATGCTCCTAGGTCTCCAGAAGTTCCTATTTGTGAGGAAAGGGTGACGTACCGAAAGCCAACTGAATCCCATTTGAAACAATGTCCAGGGGTGGTAAATTCTTTAGAAGCTCATGTTGATGATGGgcgatttgagatttcatttatGGATAGTATACCTGCAAAGTTGCATGCTGACCCAGAAATGTCCAGTTCCTTTTTGGAGGCTTGTTCATCTCGAGGCCATGCTAATGGTAACAAAAGCCATTCTGATGGTAGTGCTGAGGAAACTCCGCTGGTAGGAAACTCTAGCCAAGACAACAACAATAAGGAGGGACTTGAGCTTCCATCATTCACTGATGAGATACCACGCGCCTCAGCAAGGAGTCAAATTTTACAGGAGCATCATAATATTCCTAATATTGATGAAATCGAGGAAATTCAAGTGAAAATATCAAAACCAGAAGAGTCTGCAGAATCTCCTGAAACTTTTGAGAAAGAAAAGCTATTCAGTTTTGTTGATGAAGCATGCCTACAGAACGAAAATGAAAGAGCAAATGAAGTAACTTCAGAAGCACTCTTCCATGAAGAAACGATGAAATTTGGGATTGAGAAGAAAGCAGATGCACATGAAGATTTTCAAGAGGGAGATGTAGTTCAGGTTGCTGGATCTCCAAAAAAGGAAGGTTATGTTACTTCGGGAAGTGCTAATACtaatgaaaatgaaaatgaagaaGCAGAAGTGCTTAATGTATTTGTGGGAGACGGCAAATTGATGGAACCCAATGTGAGAACGTGTGATACTTTTGACAAAGACCCATATCAGCTCCAAGAATCACAAGGGTCACTGGGACCCCAAGATTTGGAGAACAGAATGGACGGAGTTGAGGAAATCATATCTCATGGTGAGGCAAAAGAGGCAAAAGAATCCTTGTTAGAGAATGTTGAGAAGACACTGGTTGAAGAAGAATTAAACCATGAAAGTAAGGAGATCCATAAATCCATGGAAACTGGCATCAACAAAAGACGAAACGGTGTATATGGAGAAGATAACATAAGGAATGACAGAGATGGTAACCCATTTCATTTTGTTAGTGAATTTGTCACGGATGGTTTCAGTGATTATGCCATGAAGATGAGCAAATGGTCAAATAATCTGCGGGCTTCGTTTTCAGAAGCATGCACTAGCACGCAGCGCTTGCCTCAAAATCTTGAAAGCACTCCTGTTCTTGAAAGGACTCCTGATCTTGAAAATCTTAAAGTGGATTGTAGAGAAAATCTCAAAAGCACTCCTGTTCTCGAAAGTACTCCTGTTCTTGAAAATCTTGAAGTGGATTGTAGAGAAGCAGATAAAGAAATTACAACCACAAAAATTACAGCATTAGAAGGTCAAAATGCTGGAAGTAGAATGGAAGAAAGAGATAGCGATGACAGTATATCGAACATTAGGTTCAAGGATCAGCAATCTTTTTACTTGGACAATGACATTATACCTAAGGTTGCAGAAGATACCACACCAGAAATTGTTCAGAAATCAAGAGAAGAAAACCTTGATGTTCAGAGAACTAAAGGGAAAAATGACGTAAAAGAGTCCGAAGGAGAATTTGTGAAGGGGAAGGAGGTCCTCATAAGACTTAGTGAAGAGAAGGAAAATGAATGCAAAATCGAAAAAGAAGAACAGAATAAAGAGAGACGAAGAAGAGAGTTAGAGGAAGAGAAAGAACGGGAAATGGAGCGAGCAAAAGATAGACTTGCTGTTCAGAGAGCTACGAGAGAAGCACATGAGAAGGCATTTGCTGAGGTTCGTGTGAAGGCTGAAAGAATAGCATTAGAAAGGATTACCTCCACACGACAACGAGCATCTGCAGAAGCTCACGAGAAAGAAGATAATACAACCGCTCAAGCAGCTGTTGAGAAGGTTGCCAGAGAAGCTAGAATGAAAGCAGAACGTGCAGCAGTTGAGAGAGCAACTGCTGAAGCTCGGGAGAGGGCGATTGAAAAGGCAAAGGCTGCTGCAGATGCAAAGGAACGAATGGAGAGGTTCAGGTCCTCTTTCAAGGATAGTTTTAAGGCTACTAATCAG GATAATCAACAGGAAGCACAATTTCAGAAAACAGCTTCTAGTAACCACGGAAAAAACACTGATTCTTGTAATGAAG TAGTTGAGGTTGAATCAGCTCTACGACATAAAGCAAAACTGGAGAGGCACCAACGCACAGCTGAGCGAGCG GCAAAAGCCCTTGCTGAAAAGAACATGCGGGACATGCTGGTTCAGAGGGAGCAGGCAGAGAAACAT AGATTGGCTGAATTCCTTGATCCTGAAGTAAAGAGATGGTCAAATGGAAAAGAAGGAAATCTGCGAGCATTGCTGTCCACATTGCAATAT ATACTTGGTTCAGACAGTGGCTGGCAGTCCATTCCCCTCACAGATCTTATTACAGCTGCGGGGGTCAAGAAAGCATACAGGAGGGCAACCCTTTGTGTCCATCCAGATAAAGTACAACAAAGAGGTGCTACAATCAGACAGAAATACATTTGTGAGAAGGTGTTTGATCTTCTTAAG
- the LOC133909994 gene encoding putative pectinesterase 11 yields the protein MGGYDMMLLNRVNSPARAAAAAALLALCLCFASVPCFSSESDDGAAGMPASRQLVITVDQSGKGDHRTIQDAIDAAPANDSAGSVVIRIKPGVYRQKVVVNKPGITLTGTSATSTVISWNESWVSADSPTVSVLAPDFIAKRLTFQNTFGASAPAVAVRVAGDRATFYGCRFVSFQDTLLDETGRHYYRGCYVEGGTDFIFGNGQALFDKCHLHSTSSVGGAFTAHKRSSESENTGYSFVGCKLTGLGAGTSILGRPWGPYSRVVFALSYMSSTVRPQGWDDWGDPMKQRTAFYGQYQCYGEGSKTDGRVSWSHNLSQTEAAPFITKVWVDGQEWLR from the exons ATGGGGGGATATGATATGATGTTGTTAAATCGCGTCAACTCGCCGGCCAGGgccgcggcagcggcagcattGCTGGCTCTCTGCCTCTGCTTTGCCTCCGTCCCATGTTTCTCCTCTGAGTCCGACGACGGTGCTGCCGGGATGCCAGCCTCGCGGCAACTCGTCATCACGGTTGACCAGTCCGGCAAAGGTGACCACCGGACGATCCAGGACGCGATCGATGCCGCCCCGGCGAACGACTCCGCCGGCAGCGTCGTCATCCGGATCAAACCCGGGGTTTACAGGCAA AAGGTTGTAGTGAACAAGCCCGGCATAACTCTGACTGGCACCAGCGCCACCTCGACCGTCATCTCCTGGAACGAGTCCTGGGTCTCCGCCGACAGCCCGACCGTGTCCGTGCTGGCCCCCGACTTCATCGCGAAACGCTTAACGTTTCAG AACACGTTTGGGGCCAGCGCGCCGGCGGTCGCGGTGAGGGTCGCCGGGGACCGGGCGACGTTCTACGGGTGCAGGTTTGTGTCGTTCCAGGACACGCTCCTGGACGAGACGGGTCGCCATTACTACCGGGGCTGCTACGTCGAAGGGGGCACCGACTTCATCTTCGGCAACGGCCAGGCCCTCTTTGAC AAGTGCCACCTGCACTCCACCTCGTCCGTCGGCGGCGCGTTCACGGCGCACAAGCGGTCGTCGGAGTCGGAGAACACAGGGTACAGCTTCGTCGGGTGCAAGCTGACGGGCCTCGGGGCCGGCACCTCCATCCTGGGACGACCGTGGGGCCCCTACTCCCGCGTCGTGTTCGCGCTCAGCTACATGTCCAGCACGGTGAGGCCCCAGGGCTGGGACGACTGGGGCGACCCCATGAAACAGAG GACGGCGTTTTATGGGCAGTACCAATGCTACGGCGAAGGGTCAAAAACTGACGGCAGAGTTTCGTGGTCGCACAACCTCTCGCAGACTGAAGCTGCACCGTTCATCACCAAGGTTTGGGTTGACGGACAAGAGTGGCTTCGGTAG
- the LOC133909995 gene encoding CBS domain-containing protein CBSX3, mitochondrial-like translates to MGLENITVSEILKAKGDAEAGAVYWCSTSHLVREAVKHMTVHNVGALVVLKSGDVKQPAGIVTERGQANYSVQQYQYSTCNGANDRQSYSTCSGF, encoded by the exons ATGGGGCTAGAGAACATTACAGTCAGTGAAATACTTAAGGCAAAAGGGGACGCCGAAGCCGGAGCAGTCTACTGGTGCAGCACCAGTCATTTGGTACGGGAAGCCGTCAAGCAT ATGACAGTCCATAATGTTGGAGCTCTAGTGGTGCTCAAGTCAGGGGATGTGAAACAGCCTGCGGGAATTGTAACCGAGAGAG GACAAGCTAATTACAGTGTCCAGCAGTACCAGTATTCTACGTGCAATGGAGCTAATGACAG ACAATCATATTCGACATGTTCCGGTTTTTGA